A genomic region of Litoribrevibacter albus contains the following coding sequences:
- a CDS encoding outer membrane lipoprotein-sorting protein produces MRKLINPIFWALTPLVALAILWSAALSAAVLSTAVSSDSPVDGETPVRGSTEAQRKGFEIAARSDRSDRGFKDNEVTLSMILRNAAGEESRRALVITTLEVPDENEGDKSLILFETPRDIEGTALLSHAKILDPDNQWLFLPSLKRVKRISSRNKSGPFVGSEFAFEDFTSVELNKYDYEYLREEACGELKCDVVVRYPRYENSGYTKQIVWIDQQYFQVRKIDFYNRRDALLKTLTLEGYLNYNGYWRAHTVRMVNHQTNKSTDLVYGEYKFNVGLKETDFVKGRLSRLR; encoded by the coding sequence ATGCGTAAACTCATTAATCCTATCTTTTGGGCGCTTACGCCTTTGGTGGCACTCGCTATTTTATGGTCTGCGGCTCTTTCTGCTGCTGTACTTTCTACTGCTGTATCTAGTGACAGTCCTGTAGATGGAGAAACTCCGGTTCGAGGATCAACCGAGGCACAACGTAAGGGGTTTGAAATTGCTGCCCGATCCGATCGTTCGGATCGCGGCTTTAAAGACAATGAAGTGACTCTGAGCATGATACTTCGTAACGCGGCAGGCGAAGAAAGTCGACGTGCGCTGGTGATTACCACACTGGAAGTGCCGGATGAAAATGAAGGCGATAAAAGTCTGATTCTTTTTGAAACACCGAGAGACATCGAAGGTACGGCACTGTTATCTCATGCAAAAATTCTCGACCCTGATAATCAATGGTTGTTCCTGCCGTCATTGAAACGCGTGAAACGCATTTCGTCGCGCAATAAGTCCGGCCCCTTTGTGGGATCTGAGTTTGCGTTTGAAGACTTTACGTCGGTTGAGCTCAATAAATACGACTATGAGTATTTGCGGGAAGAAGCCTGTGGTGAGTTGAAGTGTGATGTGGTCGTGCGTTACCCACGATATGAAAACTCTGGTTACACCAAACAGATTGTCTGGATTGACCAGCAGTATTTTCAAGTTCGTAAAATCGATTTTTACAACCGCAGAGACGCATTGTTAAAGACTCTGACGCTAGAGGGGTATTTAAATTACAACGGTTATTGGCGCGCTCATACCGTTCGTATGGTGAATCATCAAACCAACAAAAGTACGGATTTGGTGTACGGCGAATATAAGTTCAATGTGGGGTTGAAGGAAACAGACTTCGTAAAAGGGCGTCTCTCTCGTTTGAGGTAA
- a CDS encoding substrate-binding domain-containing protein: protein MIRNFFSLVFALCLMWLSGWAYGDEPNSDRVSEIAVASEIVIIANASVPVNAISLNELRSIFTMKKRIWDASGHPSQSVKVFVLPNDHAVHKEFCKQQLNIFPAQLEKVWYRMVYTGTGQAPVRVNTVTDMLHRIASTPGAIGYVERPQSDNNNNPEIHRDEKNTKILQIR, encoded by the coding sequence GTGATTCGTAATTTCTTTTCTCTGGTGTTCGCGCTTTGTTTGATGTGGCTCTCTGGCTGGGCCTATGGCGACGAACCAAACTCTGATCGTGTTTCTGAAATCGCAGTGGCTTCTGAAATCGTTATTATTGCTAACGCGTCTGTGCCTGTGAATGCTATCTCTCTGAATGAGCTCCGCTCTATTTTTACGATGAAGAAGCGTATCTGGGACGCGTCAGGGCATCCTTCCCAATCCGTCAAAGTATTTGTCTTGCCCAATGATCACGCCGTTCATAAAGAATTCTGCAAACAGCAACTCAATATCTTTCCTGCTCAACTGGAAAAGGTCTGGTATCGAATGGTCTATACCGGCACCGGGCAAGCACCTGTGCGAGTGAATACTGTGACTGACATGCTTCATCGAATAGCCAGCACGCCAGGGGCTATTGGCTATGTGGAACGACCTCAATCTGATAACAATAATAATCCAGAGATTCATCGTGATGAGAAGAACACGAAAATACTGCAAATCCGTTAG
- a CDS encoding AraC family transcriptional regulator — MLGLSADALIIMLDEIYLRLFLEVIPSDLKLNCIDVQRLISDYNQGKHSHRLYGELIKQVYQNNPNSTIGFDYGQYLMPSTLCDFSRTLMTCATLQEVFDTVERYHYLLGTSYYPCFRYRNGRVSISFLFPFKRRPSMHQRRFCVEAILSYILNAIKETTGESPAPLAVYLDYSAPTYEALYHKELNVIPTFDSPLNLIEFDADILKLPLRSHKPVLHQMYLNKCIDAWRASERLQEFEYRVISYMMLHHPSAYLSQNLANKLNISVRGLQKRLNKQGGSFSHLANLSRAELAKMYLFQEQQSIDFIAEQLGFQTLSGFRRFFKTEFNQTPLEFISQMSQHSESKAS; from the coding sequence ATGTTGGGTCTAAGTGCCGATGCCCTGATTATTATGCTTGATGAAATTTATTTGCGGTTATTTCTTGAAGTCATTCCGAGCGATCTCAAGCTCAATTGTATTGACGTTCAGCGATTAATCTCAGACTACAATCAGGGGAAACACTCTCACCGGCTCTACGGTGAACTAATCAAACAGGTCTACCAGAACAACCCCAATTCAACCATTGGCTTTGATTACGGTCAGTACCTGATGCCCTCAACCTTGTGTGATTTTTCTCGCACCTTAATGACCTGTGCCACACTGCAGGAGGTCTTTGATACCGTTGAGCGATATCACTATTTGTTAGGCACCAGTTACTACCCTTGTTTCAGATATCGAAATGGCCGGGTGTCCATCAGTTTTCTGTTTCCCTTTAAGCGGCGTCCTTCTATGCATCAAAGGCGTTTCTGTGTAGAAGCCATTCTCAGCTACATACTCAATGCCATTAAGGAAACCACCGGCGAATCTCCGGCTCCTTTGGCCGTGTATCTGGATTATTCGGCTCCGACCTATGAAGCGCTTTATCACAAAGAGTTGAATGTCATACCAACCTTTGATTCGCCACTGAATCTGATTGAGTTTGATGCCGACATTCTCAAGCTGCCTTTACGAAGCCATAAGCCGGTATTGCATCAGATGTATCTCAATAAATGCATTGACGCCTGGCGTGCCAGCGAACGATTACAGGAATTCGAATACCGTGTCATCAGCTACATGATGCTTCACCACCCCAGTGCCTATCTCTCTCAGAACCTGGCAAACAAACTGAATATTTCGGTTCGAGGGCTTCAAAAACGACTCAACAAACAAGGCGGCTCTTTCTCACATCTGGCCAATCTAAGCCGAGCCGAACTGGCAAAAATGTACTTATTTCAGGAACAACAAAGCATCGATTTCATTGCCGAACAATTGGGTTTTCAAACACTCTCCGGTTTTCGACGTTTCTTCAAAACCGAATTCAACCAGACACCGCTGGAATTTATTAGCCAGATGAGCCAACACTCTGAGTCTAAAGCGAGCTAA
- a CDS encoding GAF domain-containing hybrid sensor histidine kinase/response regulator has product MVNISESERLIRRIYQITNEYKKGFDYQIQELLKLGLERFNLDIAILSNIEDGNYTVMHCVTPEGVELNPGDNFDLGITYCQITCTAREPVAIEHMGEDDKYSSHPAYAAFQLESYIGVPIRVNDRLYGTLNFSSPTPYPRQFRDVDIDALKLMASWIEVELLRLEQEKKLKKANQYKTDFLSNMSHEIRTPMNGIVGALKLLADSELTQKQHKLVSLALSSSSTLGDILNDILDISKIEAGKIELSETPFELDELIDEVVNTQALKLTDSPIKLEYHFESISHYHLLGDSLRLKQILNNLVGNALKFTKEGQVTVNITETSHDIVNNRSTGCFRFEVTDTGIGLSKEQAAKLFQRFHQADKSTTRQYGGTGLGLSISKSLVELMGGHIGVNSTLGKGSTFLFTLPFTHLKAKENTLTNNANDNSTLSGHVLLVEDNLINQQIAQGFLENLGISYDVAENGKIALEKIEANDYNLILMDCLMPVMDGYQATEIIRTLNSPKNKLPVLALTANALSSDIEKCRSAGMDDHIGKPINPKDLEQKLKKWL; this is encoded by the coding sequence ATGGTAAACATTTCAGAAAGTGAGCGACTCATTCGGCGAATTTATCAAATTACCAATGAGTACAAGAAAGGCTTCGACTACCAGATCCAAGAGCTGCTTAAACTGGGCCTTGAACGTTTCAATCTCGACATTGCGATCCTATCCAACATTGAAGACGGTAATTACACCGTAATGCATTGTGTAACGCCGGAAGGTGTGGAACTCAATCCGGGGGATAATTTCGATCTGGGGATTACCTATTGCCAGATCACCTGCACGGCCAGAGAACCGGTCGCCATTGAGCATATGGGTGAAGACGACAAGTACTCCTCCCATCCTGCCTACGCAGCCTTCCAACTGGAGTCATACATTGGCGTTCCCATCCGGGTTAATGATCGTTTATACGGTACACTCAATTTCTCCAGCCCTACTCCGTATCCAAGACAATTTCGGGACGTTGATATCGACGCTTTGAAATTGATGGCATCCTGGATTGAAGTGGAATTACTTCGGCTTGAGCAAGAGAAAAAGCTCAAGAAGGCTAACCAATACAAAACGGATTTCCTGTCTAATATGAGCCATGAAATCCGCACACCAATGAACGGCATCGTCGGTGCGTTAAAGCTACTGGCGGATTCAGAACTGACCCAAAAGCAACATAAACTGGTCAGTCTGGCATTAAGCAGTTCCTCGACACTTGGGGACATTCTCAACGACATTCTCGACATTTCGAAAATCGAAGCGGGTAAGATCGAGTTATCTGAAACACCGTTTGAGCTGGATGAATTAATCGATGAAGTTGTTAATACCCAAGCACTCAAACTGACTGACAGCCCGATCAAGCTGGAATATCACTTCGAAAGTATCAGTCACTATCACTTACTGGGTGACAGTCTTCGGTTAAAGCAGATCTTAAACAACCTGGTGGGGAATGCGCTTAAGTTTACCAAGGAAGGCCAGGTAACGGTCAATATCACTGAAACCAGTCACGATATTGTAAATAACCGAAGCACGGGTTGTTTCAGGTTTGAGGTGACAGACACCGGCATTGGCCTCTCGAAAGAACAAGCCGCCAAGCTTTTTCAACGTTTTCATCAGGCCGACAAATCCACCACCCGTCAATACGGAGGCACAGGATTGGGGTTGTCGATCTCCAAGTCTCTGGTTGAATTAATGGGCGGCCATATTGGTGTGAACAGCACCTTGGGCAAAGGCTCCACGTTTTTGTTCACACTGCCCTTTACGCACTTAAAAGCGAAAGAAAATACGCTTACCAACAACGCTAACGACAACTCAACATTAAGTGGTCATGTGCTATTGGTGGAAGATAATTTAATTAATCAGCAAATTGCTCAAGGCTTCCTGGAAAATCTTGGCATCAGTTATGACGTTGCTGAAAATGGCAAAATAGCTCTTGAGAAGATTGAGGCCAATGATTACAACCTCATTCTCATGGATTGCCTGATGCCAGTGATGGACGGTTATCAGGCAACCGAGATCATTCGTACCCTGAACTCACCGAAGAACAAGCTACCTGTTCTTGCATTAACGGCCAATGCCCTGTCCTCTGACATTGAGAAGTGTCGTAGTGCCGGCATGGACGATCACATAGGGAAGCCGATTAATCCAAAAGATCTGGAGCAAAAACTGAAAAAATGGCTCTAG
- a CDS encoding M20 family peptidase: protein MDSLSSFSHPKRKPRWLLVKWLLIGVLILITVLLINTYRFTAPETVTRHKPTETNIHPLATYSVTDEEAVAITERLSKAIQFPTVSVRNHPEANKEAFAGFTQFLEQSYPQVFQSLSLTRINEHGLLFHWQGSNPSLKPVLFLSHSDVVPVPESQRSQWTYPPFAGVIDQGFIHGRGALDDKASLMGWLEALNTALTANLQPARSIYFAFGQDEEVGGQYGAISIAKHLADQGITFEFILDEGSYITEGMVPNIKERVALIGPGEKGYLSLKLTAKSDAGHSSKPPKLTTAGRIAKAVANIQANPFPVDLTYTATFVKGLGDEAPFVQRMVMANRWLFEPIADYVIPAIPELQATMRTTIAPTMLQGSDVDNVLPGLSSAIINFRILPGDSIQKVIDRTRTLIDDPEVTIEIYGNASEPSRISSTESSGYQILAQSIRETLNDDTIKIAPMIMIGATDARHYEHLTEQSYRFIGLTLTKETVNGFHGVNEKIGVESYLESIRFYQRLLSKL, encoded by the coding sequence ATGGACTCCCTATCGTCTTTCTCTCACCCGAAAAGAAAGCCACGCTGGTTACTCGTAAAATGGTTACTTATCGGCGTGTTGATTCTGATCACCGTATTGTTGATCAATACCTACCGATTTACTGCGCCTGAAACCGTCACCCGTCATAAACCAACTGAGACAAACATCCATCCGCTAGCCACATACTCAGTCACAGATGAAGAAGCCGTTGCCATCACCGAGCGACTGTCCAAAGCCATTCAGTTCCCAACGGTTTCTGTTCGAAATCATCCGGAAGCCAACAAGGAAGCCTTTGCAGGGTTTACCCAATTTCTTGAACAAAGCTACCCTCAAGTTTTCCAATCCTTATCCCTTACTCGCATCAATGAGCATGGTCTGTTATTCCATTGGCAAGGCAGCAACCCGTCATTAAAACCTGTACTCTTTCTGTCGCACAGTGATGTGGTGCCCGTACCGGAATCACAACGTTCCCAATGGACTTACCCACCCTTTGCAGGCGTGATAGATCAGGGATTCATTCACGGACGTGGCGCATTGGATGACAAAGCGAGCTTGATGGGCTGGTTAGAAGCACTGAACACCGCATTAACCGCGAATCTACAGCCGGCACGTAGCATCTATTTTGCATTCGGTCAGGATGAAGAAGTGGGTGGTCAATACGGTGCGATCTCAATCGCTAAACATCTAGCAGACCAAGGCATTACCTTTGAATTCATTTTGGATGAAGGCAGCTACATTACAGAAGGCATGGTGCCAAACATCAAAGAACGAGTCGCCCTCATCGGCCCCGGTGAAAAAGGATACTTGAGCCTGAAACTCACGGCTAAAAGTGACGCAGGCCATTCCTCAAAACCACCCAAACTCACCACCGCCGGACGCATCGCCAAAGCTGTTGCCAACATTCAGGCAAATCCGTTTCCTGTGGATCTCACTTACACCGCTACATTTGTGAAAGGGCTTGGAGATGAAGCTCCATTTGTACAACGAATGGTGATGGCCAATCGCTGGCTATTTGAACCCATTGCGGATTATGTGATTCCTGCAATTCCGGAATTACAGGCCACCATGCGAACCACCATCGCCCCCACCATGTTGCAAGGCAGTGATGTCGATAACGTCTTGCCCGGTCTGTCCAGCGCCATCATTAACTTCCGAATTCTTCCCGGCGACTCAATACAAAAGGTCATAGACCGGACCCGTACTCTCATTGATGACCCTGAAGTCACCATTGAAATTTACGGTAACGCCAGTGAGCCTTCCAGAATTTCCAGCACAGAATCGTCTGGTTATCAGATCCTCGCGCAAAGTATTCGGGAAACACTGAACGATGACACCATTAAGATCGCCCCGATGATTATGATTGGTGCCACCGATGCACGTCACTACGAACACCTGACAGAGCAAAGCTATCGATTTATCGGACTGACCTTAACCAAAGAAACCGTAAACGGGTTTCATGGTGTGAACGAGAAAATCGGGGTTGAAAGCTACCTTGAAAGCATTCGGTTTTACCAGCGTCTGCTAAGTAAACTATGA
- a CDS encoding DUF1330 domain-containing protein, translating into MSGYIIYHYNILDYERINELGPLSLPIVEKYGGELVVGSSVTRLEGSPYTHMVVYKFDSSEQARAFYESEESKALSELRHQITEGFVVFVPEYLNS; encoded by the coding sequence ATGAGTGGCTACATAATTTATCACTACAATATTCTCGATTATGAACGAATCAACGAGCTGGGACCCTTGTCCTTACCTATTGTAGAAAAATATGGTGGCGAATTGGTTGTAGGGTCTTCAGTAACTCGCCTCGAAGGCTCGCCATACACACATATGGTGGTTTATAAGTTTGATAGCAGTGAACAGGCAAGGGCTTTCTATGAATCAGAGGAAAGCAAGGCGTTGTCTGAACTCAGGCATCAGATTACAGAAGGGTTTGTTGTGTTCGTTCCTGAGTACCTGAATAGTTAA
- a CDS encoding GNAT family N-acetyltransferase has translation MIQILLADYQNAQHAQDLVFLLNQYACHPMGGGSSLKESTSTHLIDELGKRPYAFSLLAYDGDRPVGLANCFEGFSTFKCLPLINIHDIYVESDYRGSGVSQQLLDKIEVIARDKGCCKITLEVLEGNIVAQKAYRKVGFEGYELDPKMGKALFWEKSLF, from the coding sequence ATGATTCAGATTCTCTTGGCGGATTATCAAAACGCCCAGCACGCGCAAGATCTTGTCTTTTTACTTAACCAATACGCTTGTCATCCAATGGGGGGCGGTTCGTCGTTAAAGGAATCAACGTCGACTCATCTGATAGATGAACTCGGCAAACGGCCCTATGCGTTTTCTCTTCTTGCATATGACGGTGATCGCCCTGTGGGCCTGGCAAACTGTTTTGAAGGATTTTCAACTTTTAAGTGTCTGCCACTGATCAATATTCATGATATTTACGTCGAGAGCGATTACCGGGGAAGCGGCGTCAGCCAGCAGTTGTTGGATAAAATCGAAGTGATCGCCAGAGATAAAGGTTGTTGCAAAATTACCTTGGAGGTTCTTGAAGGTAATATCGTGGCACAGAAAGCTTATCGAAAAGTGGGCTTTGAAGGGTATGAGCTAGACCCCAAGATGGGCAAGGCGTTGTTTTGGGAAAAATCACTCTTCTAA
- a CDS encoding cache domain-containing protein, whose translation MVKQTLSSSSHSSAMLASSDHSSSAGSLFSAMLPFSTKLPFLSVRWKAFSLLSLVGIASVIAFLYLFSSVTTEHFKLERAQTHNQSAELLSRLIESSAEDMISLASVTSSQSEFRQALLAKDGPRLEQIVGDLYWNLQLDVGVEGIQLLDRQNTVQSQTGAVINNGLSQSVLVSEAIQWQMDCQSVCLLNAAGPILHQGQVIGVLLISQPLSNVMLRFQETTEINTGLLSREKKSTESNESDLPRFIPSWGRNLEMITNPQSLKPVIKQMAESYSWQELNRHPHIIDVDGRVYEFRAEPLENRNLVVIEDITDEITSLREYKNTIVSLALVALIVGEVGLLLFLWRPFRAASPGTQLLPLVEEKRYQDVIQSLSQSSSQRFFEDETSVLKRTALCMAEDLRHKAEDLRQLEYDLSLRSHALATTAHRLDGLTQVHDLLLSSVDDCVLTLNDEYKIVEANSSVRRLLRLSSTQLVAHQFTDLFLSEQGGRWLKERLDDVLSGVISEFQHSTSMQDNAQTSVEIRWTHQALTDSASNRRCLLSIGQVLSH comes from the coding sequence ATGGTAAAACAAACGCTTTCTTCATCTTCGCATTCGTCAGCAATGCTCGCTTCTTCGGATCATTCCTCATCAGCGGGCAGCCTGTTTTCTGCTATGCTGCCGTTCTCTACTAAACTGCCGTTCTTGAGTGTTCGTTGGAAAGCCTTCAGTTTACTGAGTCTGGTAGGGATCGCTTCCGTTATTGCTTTTCTCTACCTGTTTTCTTCCGTTACCACAGAACATTTCAAGTTAGAGCGCGCTCAGACTCATAACCAATCGGCGGAGCTGCTATCGCGTTTAATTGAAAGCTCTGCGGAAGACATGATCAGTTTGGCCAGTGTTACTTCGTCACAGTCTGAATTTCGACAAGCTTTACTGGCAAAGGATGGCCCTCGACTTGAGCAAATTGTGGGTGATCTTTATTGGAACCTGCAATTAGATGTGGGAGTGGAAGGGATTCAGCTATTGGATCGGCAGAACACCGTACAGAGTCAAACCGGAGCCGTGATCAACAATGGCTTGTCTCAGTCTGTATTAGTGTCTGAAGCAATACAGTGGCAAATGGATTGTCAGTCAGTGTGTTTACTGAATGCGGCGGGTCCGATTTTGCATCAGGGGCAGGTGATTGGTGTGCTCTTGATTAGTCAGCCGTTGAGCAATGTGATGTTGAGGTTTCAAGAGACCACAGAGATCAATACAGGATTATTGAGTCGAGAGAAAAAAAGTACCGAAAGTAATGAATCGGATTTACCCCGGTTCATTCCTTCGTGGGGGCGAAATCTTGAAATGATCACTAACCCCCAGTCGTTAAAACCCGTGATCAAGCAGATGGCCGAAAGCTATAGTTGGCAAGAGTTGAACCGTCACCCACACATCATTGATGTCGATGGGCGTGTCTATGAATTTCGTGCGGAGCCTTTGGAAAACCGCAATCTGGTGGTGATTGAAGATATCACCGATGAGATCACCAGTTTACGGGAATATAAAAACACCATTGTGTCTCTTGCCTTGGTTGCTTTGATTGTGGGAGAAGTTGGCTTGCTGTTGTTTTTGTGGCGTCCGTTCAGGGCTGCTTCTCCTGGCACACAGCTTTTACCTTTGGTAGAAGAAAAACGCTATCAGGATGTAATCCAATCCCTCAGTCAGTCATCAAGTCAAAGGTTCTTTGAAGATGAAACCAGTGTCCTAAAACGCACCGCGCTATGCATGGCAGAAGATTTACGGCACAAGGCTGAGGATCTAAGGCAGCTGGAATACGACCTTTCGCTGCGTTCACATGCATTGGCGACCACGGCTCACAGATTAGATGGTTTGACTCAGGTTCATGATCTTTTGCTGTCGTCGGTTGATGACTGTGTGCTTACCTTGAATGACGAGTACAAGATTGTTGAAGCAAATTCTTCGGTGCGTCGTTTGTTGAGATTAAGCTCGACCCAGCTGGTGGCACATCAGTTCACGGATCTTTTTCTTTCAGAACAAGGCGGTCGTTGGTTAAAAGAGCGGTTAGACGATGTCTTGTCCGGTGTGATCAGTGAATTTCAACACTCAACCTCAATGCAGGATAACGCCCAGACTTCGGTTGAGATTCGCTGGACCCATCAAGCGTTAACAGACAGCGCCAGTAATCGCCGTTGTTTACTCAGCATTGGTCAGGTGTTGAGTCATTAA
- a CDS encoding methyl-accepting chemotaxis protein encodes MAFNSLQTKIRFTLLAVLAVMLIAVSVVVSWVETRSIFNQTQAEIETKISASLKLMTITDSIMKDRVASSMALLKQRGQALGDAVIGNSVLVNGRETRDLVLGGASQANRFNLVDGVTQLMGGTATLFVRDGSNFVRVSTNVMKQGKRAIGTLLAPDGKVIKLINKKQPYYGQVDILGTPYVTGYEPIFDVSGQVVGIWYVGYKADLKELQAAVTNSRILDSGFVGLVDDMQRLRFHSSQDDLLASRVVDGSESGWEVTRVDFPAWNYQIIAAYPSSDISGLIWQKVSMIVIGAVVISALLVFALGTAIHRLVIVPIQLAMNTAERIAEGKLDNKIDYTNNNNDEVGRLLHSLESMQDALRSFIQQVTSAGEQLSFTSEELATVSQQTLSGVADQRARTDSVATAMDEMTATVSEVARNASEAAEITQQTDQQTKDGLKVVNETMQTINVLADEVFRATETINQLEKSTEHISTVVDVIRGIAEQTNLLALNAAIEAARAGEQGRGFAVVAVEVRTLATRTHESTQEISTMIDSLCSGARASVSIMQASRAQAEESVSKAKEALSSLNQIAEAVSNMKDMNHQIASAAEEQSCVAEEVSRNVWQIRKVAEETSEGAGLASSAMNRLSDLSGNLYELLRHYQGQRDDDLLSFTSMDNPVSLVSDTSSEVRTLKTYRQAVEPELV; translated from the coding sequence ATGGCCTTTAACTCATTGCAAACCAAAATACGGTTTACCCTGCTGGCTGTTTTGGCGGTGATGTTGATTGCAGTTTCTGTGGTGGTTTCCTGGGTGGAGACTCGAAGTATTTTCAATCAGACACAAGCTGAAATTGAGACCAAAATCTCGGCTTCTCTCAAACTAATGACCATCACGGATTCGATCATGAAGGATCGAGTGGCGTCTTCGATGGCGTTGCTCAAACAGCGAGGACAAGCACTGGGGGACGCTGTGATCGGTAACTCGGTGTTGGTTAACGGACGAGAGACCAGGGATTTGGTGTTAGGTGGGGCATCGCAAGCCAATCGGTTTAATTTGGTGGACGGCGTGACGCAACTGATGGGGGGAACCGCCACCTTGTTCGTTCGGGACGGTAGCAATTTTGTTCGAGTCTCAACCAATGTTATGAAACAGGGTAAGCGGGCCATTGGCACCTTGTTGGCACCTGATGGAAAGGTCATCAAGTTAATTAACAAGAAACAACCTTACTATGGGCAAGTGGACATTCTAGGCACACCTTATGTCACAGGATATGAACCCATTTTCGACGTCAGCGGCCAAGTAGTGGGTATTTGGTACGTTGGTTACAAGGCTGACCTGAAAGAACTGCAAGCGGCGGTGACCAACAGTAGGATTCTCGATAGCGGGTTTGTAGGGCTGGTCGATGACATGCAGCGGCTGCGCTTTCATTCTTCACAAGATGACTTATTAGCGAGCAGAGTGGTGGATGGTTCGGAATCCGGTTGGGAGGTCACCCGAGTGGATTTCCCAGCCTGGAATTATCAAATCATTGCCGCTTATCCCAGCAGTGATATATCAGGGTTGATTTGGCAAAAAGTGAGCATGATTGTCATCGGAGCGGTAGTGATCTCTGCTTTGTTGGTGTTTGCATTGGGCACGGCGATCCACCGTTTGGTGATTGTACCCATTCAGTTGGCGATGAATACCGCTGAGCGCATAGCAGAAGGGAAGTTAGATAACAAAATTGATTACACCAACAATAACAATGATGAAGTCGGTCGGTTATTGCACTCCTTAGAATCCATGCAGGATGCCTTACGGAGTTTCATTCAACAGGTGACCAGTGCCGGTGAACAACTGAGTTTCACTTCCGAAGAGCTGGCCACAGTGTCGCAACAAACCCTCTCTGGGGTAGCTGATCAACGGGCAAGAACCGACTCGGTAGCAACTGCAATGGATGAGATGACTGCAACCGTCAGCGAAGTTGCGCGAAATGCCAGTGAAGCGGCTGAGATCACTCAACAGACTGATCAGCAAACCAAAGATGGTTTAAAAGTCGTCAATGAAACCATGCAAACCATTAACGTGTTGGCGGATGAAGTTTTCCGTGCCACTGAGACCATTAATCAGCTTGAAAAATCAACAGAGCATATCAGCACGGTAGTGGATGTAATCCGGGGCATTGCCGAGCAAACCAATCTGCTTGCGCTGAATGCGGCCATTGAAGCTGCAAGGGCTGGGGAGCAAGGGCGAGGGTTTGCTGTGGTGGCGGTTGAAGTTCGTACCCTGGCAACCCGGACGCATGAATCTACACAGGAAATTTCTACTATGATTGATTCCTTATGCAGTGGTGCACGAGCGTCGGTGTCGATCATGCAGGCGAGTCGAGCCCAGGCAGAGGAAAGTGTTTCGAAGGCGAAGGAAGCTCTGTCATCTTTGAACCAAATTGCCGAAGCGGTTTCAAACATGAAGGACATGAATCACCAGATCGCCTCCGCCGCTGAAGAGCAAAGTTGTGTCGCGGAAGAAGTCAGCAGAAACGTCTGGCAGATTCGTAAAGTGGCCGAAGAAACCAGTGAGGGAGCTGGTTTGGCGTCCAGTGCAATGAATCGGCTCTCTGACTTGTCAGGCAATCTATATGAGCTGCTCAGGCATTATCAGGGTCAACGAGACGATGACTTGCTGTCATTCACCTCGATGGATAATCCTGTTTCTCTGGTGTCGGATACGTCCAGTGAGGTTCGAACCCTTAAAACCTATCGCCAGGCTGTTGAACCTGAGTTGGTGTAG